One Kitasatospora sp. MAP12-44 DNA segment encodes these proteins:
- a CDS encoding HEAT repeat domain-containing protein yields MTVDDARGDAVVNGVTVTGMSLEALDSVAWGELATASPSDGVEDVPRTLRLLALAGAQATEEDCYPLYSLATGDGARTPSAAAAALPFVVALAADPAMGARVSLVELLVVMQAPALTDEDWTGAWSLLADPEPAVRRAALPLAAGIVRLLERWRVETDPTVRLPLLLALGEAAAGAGRAGDGVDDARAVLAEVLGGDDPVLWVAAVHASAGLDPELPVRQLDRLIALFSDLALRPRFEEVWYTPAVDGPWTREDLVRSTAWLLAHDSEAELSFAVRLVETADRTGDAALCREALDLAWRLLTKRRSAEAALLPLAGGLLTDPDGAVRLRAANILAVLGPPAAPYADRLAELLDDDGADEYLDGTVGEIARWALARIGDPRALPGLIEQLRAQEEEQGRAYVIGDPRRPDIKDVLIPLRAHADVLLPAMRETVRQGGARGGATRGFLEVLEAWGEDALPALPDLLPLLADTWTSMHVVGVLVAMGPAAAAAVPALRTCQVLDYPGNHRAVAAAVVRIGGDRAAALRFLGDAVLAAEEPDYGPIAALADFGLDAAPYADRVRRAMENSTHWQRLTAAITLWSITGQAEASMRVLEEFVLPIADGGDGFRFFRDTLQALIRMGEISPAIRAALLRVRQSERRLSADGGYPRILRDEELRGLVEQALACAGPRSGSTL; encoded by the coding sequence ATGACGGTCGATGACGCGCGGGGCGACGCGGTGGTGAACGGGGTGACGGTGACGGGGATGTCGTTGGAGGCGCTGGACTCCGTGGCGTGGGGCGAGCTTGCGACGGCGTCTCCGAGCGACGGGGTTGAGGACGTACCGCGGACGCTGCGCCTGCTCGCCCTGGCGGGGGCGCAGGCGACGGAGGAGGACTGCTATCCGCTCTACTCCCTCGCCACGGGCGACGGGGCTCGGACGCCGTCCGCAGCGGCAGCCGCCCTGCCGTTCGTCGTCGCGCTCGCCGCCGACCCGGCCATGGGCGCGCGGGTCTCCCTCGTCGAGCTGCTGGTGGTCATGCAGGCACCGGCTCTGACAGACGAGGACTGGACGGGGGCGTGGTCCCTGCTCGCGGATCCCGAGCCGGCGGTGCGGCGGGCGGCGCTGCCCCTGGCAGCCGGGATCGTACGGCTGCTGGAGCGATGGCGGGTGGAGACGGACCCTACGGTACGGCTCCCGCTGCTGCTCGCCCTCGGCGAGGCTGCAGCCGGGGCCGGCAGGGCGGGCGACGGTGTGGACGACGCGCGGGCGGTGCTCGCGGAGGTGCTGGGCGGCGACGATCCGGTGCTGTGGGTCGCGGCCGTGCACGCCTCGGCGGGACTCGACCCGGAGCTGCCGGTCCGGCAGCTGGACCGGCTGATCGCGCTGTTCTCCGATCTCGCGTTGCGGCCACGGTTCGAGGAGGTCTGGTACACCCCGGCCGTCGACGGTCCCTGGACCCGCGAGGACCTGGTCCGGTCGACGGCCTGGCTGCTCGCGCACGACTCCGAGGCTGAACTCTCTTTCGCCGTCCGGCTGGTCGAGACGGCGGACCGCACCGGGGACGCCGCGCTGTGCCGGGAGGCGCTGGACCTGGCGTGGCGGCTCCTCACCAAGCGACGTTCGGCGGAAGCCGCCTTGCTGCCGCTGGCCGGCGGGCTGCTGACCGATCCGGACGGCGCCGTCCGGCTGCGGGCGGCGAACATCCTCGCGGTGCTGGGCCCGCCGGCGGCCCCGTACGCCGACCGGCTCGCCGAACTGCTCGACGACGACGGGGCCGACGAGTACCTCGACGGAACGGTCGGCGAAATCGCCCGTTGGGCACTGGCCCGGATCGGTGACCCGCGCGCCCTGCCGGGCCTGATCGAGCAGCTCCGCGCGCAGGAGGAGGAGCAGGGCCGCGCCTACGTCATCGGTGATCCGCGGCGGCCGGACATCAAGGACGTGCTGATCCCGCTGCGGGCACATGCGGACGTCCTGCTGCCCGCGATGCGGGAGACGGTCCGGCAGGGCGGGGCGCGGGGCGGTGCGACCCGCGGGTTCCTTGAGGTGCTGGAGGCCTGGGGCGAGGACGCCTTGCCGGCCCTGCCCGATCTCCTGCCGCTGCTCGCCGACACCTGGACCTCGATGCACGTGGTCGGCGTGCTGGTGGCGATGGGCCCGGCTGCCGCCGCTGCCGTGCCGGCCCTGCGGACCTGCCAGGTCCTTGACTACCCGGGTAACCACCGGGCGGTCGCTGCGGCCGTCGTGCGCATCGGCGGCGACCGTGCGGCGGCGCTCCGGTTCCTCGGCGACGCGGTCCTGGCGGCCGAGGAGCCCGACTACGGGCCGATCGCGGCCCTGGCCGACTTCGGCCTCGACGCGGCACCCTACGCGGACCGGGTCCGACGCGCCATGGAGAACAGCACGCACTGGCAGCGGCTCACCGCCGCGATCACGCTCTGGTCGATCACGGGCCAGGCCGAAGCGAGCATGCGGGTCCTGGAGGAGTTCGTGCTGCCGATCGCCGACGGCGGTGACGGCTTCCGGTTCTTCCGGGACACGCTCCAAGCCCTGATTCGCATGGGCGAGATCAGCCCGGCGATCCGGGCCGCGCTGCTGAGGGTCCGGCAGTCGGAGCGTCGCCTGTCCGCAGACGGGGGATACCCGAGGATTCTCCGCGACGAGGAACTACGCGGCCTGGTCGAACAGGCCCTCGCGTGTGCGGGTCCCCGCTCGGGCTCGACTCTGTGA
- a CDS encoding SDR family NAD(P)-dependent oxidoreductase, with protein MNANANDEQYWNGRKVLVTGAEGFIGSTLVDLLVARGAQVRALVHYKPYAERGYLAPYLASGEVEMTAGDVRDASRVLDAVEGCETVFHLAALIGIPYSYQAPEAYVQTNVVGTQNVANACLRHGARLVHTSTSEVYGTAITAPISEQHPLQPQSPYSASKIGADMMALSYSHSFDLPVSVVRPFNTYGPRQSARAVIPTILAQLHSGAAEIRLGSLTPTRDFTYVGDTAEGFLAVAASDRTLGEVVNLGTGSEVSVGELAHALIAASGRQAQVVVDPTRLRPSGSEVERLLSDNSRARELADWKPRVELAEGLARTSAWVAAHLHAFAPDRYQV; from the coding sequence ATGAACGCGAACGCGAACGACGAGCAGTACTGGAACGGCCGCAAGGTCCTGGTCACCGGCGCCGAGGGCTTCATCGGCAGCACGCTGGTGGATCTGCTGGTGGCCCGCGGCGCGCAGGTGCGCGCCCTGGTGCACTACAAGCCGTACGCCGAACGCGGCTACCTGGCCCCGTACTTGGCGAGCGGCGAGGTGGAGATGACGGCCGGCGACGTGCGCGACGCGAGCAGGGTGCTGGACGCGGTGGAGGGCTGCGAGACCGTCTTCCACCTCGCCGCGCTGATCGGCATCCCGTACAGCTACCAGGCGCCCGAGGCGTACGTGCAGACCAACGTGGTGGGCACCCAGAACGTCGCCAACGCCTGCCTGCGGCACGGCGCCCGCCTGGTGCACACCTCCACCAGCGAGGTCTACGGCACCGCGATCACCGCTCCGATCAGCGAGCAGCACCCGCTGCAGCCGCAGTCGCCGTACTCCGCCTCGAAGATCGGCGCGGACATGATGGCGCTCTCCTACAGCCACTCCTTCGACCTGCCGGTCTCGGTGGTGCGCCCCTTCAACACCTACGGACCGCGCCAGTCCGCCCGCGCGGTGATCCCCACGATCCTGGCCCAACTGCACTCCGGCGCGGCCGAGATCAGGCTCGGATCCCTCACCCCGACCCGGGACTTCACCTACGTGGGCGACACCGCGGAGGGCTTCCTCGCGGTGGCCGCCAGCGACCGCACGCTGGGCGAGGTGGTCAACCTCGGCACCGGCAGCGAGGTCTCCGTCGGCGAACTGGCTCACGCGCTGATCGCCGCCTCGGGCCGGCAGGCGCAGGTCGTGGTCGACCCGACGCGGCTGCGCCCGTCCGGCAGCGAGGTCGAGCGGCTGCTCTCGGACAACTCCCGGGCGCGCGAACTCGCCGACTGGAAGCCGCGGGTGGAGCTCGCCGAAGGCCTGGCCCGCACCTCGGCCTGGGTCGCCGCCCACCTGCACGCCTTCGCCCCGGACCGCTACCAGGTCTGA
- a CDS encoding UDP-N-acetylglucosamine--N-acetylmuramyl-(pentapeptide) pyrophosphoryl-undecaprenol N-acetylglucosamine transferase, which yields MRTEEPTTRQVDLPTLSVVIGAGGTGGHIYPGLALAEALRRAEPRAVISFVGTARGLETRLIPEAGYQLHTVDMIPFDAALGLRRYLLPAALLRSGRQCQELLRAQGAQIAVGMGGYPSAPVIVGARLAGLPSVIHESNAVPGRANRFAARLTPHVALAFDRTRAHLPSGTAAETVGMPLVGAVAGLDRAALRAEARQVYGVPPGARLVLFNGGSLGATRLTEAAVELAARWRHRTDVRLLIKTGPAAYQDACARLAHSPIAAPVPYLDRMDLAYAAADLVVCRAGSSTVAELCTVGVPAVLVPYPHAPHDHQTHNARVLSDAGAGLLLPDAECTGERLAELTEPLLADPRRLAAMGRAADPGTHARAADLLAAKVLRTIGRTAPFENHAPAWRNA from the coding sequence ATGCGGACCGAAGAACCGACGACACGACAAGTCGACCTGCCCACCCTTTCGGTGGTGATCGGCGCGGGCGGCACCGGCGGGCACATCTACCCCGGCCTGGCCCTGGCCGAGGCGCTGCGCCGAGCTGAACCGAGAGCGGTGATCTCGTTTGTGGGCACTGCTCGCGGCCTGGAGACCCGACTGATCCCGGAGGCCGGCTACCAGCTGCACACCGTGGACATGATCCCCTTCGACGCAGCCCTCGGCCTGCGCCGCTACCTGCTCCCGGCAGCACTGCTGCGCTCCGGCCGCCAGTGCCAGGAGCTGCTGCGGGCCCAGGGCGCACAGATCGCGGTCGGCATGGGCGGCTACCCGAGCGCCCCGGTGATCGTCGGGGCGCGGCTGGCCGGACTGCCCAGCGTCATCCACGAGTCCAACGCCGTCCCCGGCCGCGCCAACCGCTTCGCCGCCCGGCTCACCCCGCACGTCGCGCTCGCCTTCGACCGGACCAGGGCGCACCTGCCGTCCGGCACCGCGGCCGAGACGGTCGGCATGCCGCTGGTCGGCGCGGTGGCCGGCCTGGACCGCGCCGCGCTGCGGGCCGAGGCGCGCCAGGTGTACGGCGTGCCGCCCGGCGCACGCCTGGTGCTCTTCAACGGTGGCAGCCTCGGCGCGACCCGGTTGACCGAGGCCGCCGTCGAGCTGGCCGCGCGCTGGCGCCACCGCACGGACGTCCGCCTGCTGATCAAGACCGGACCCGCCGCCTACCAGGACGCCTGCGCCCGGCTGGCCCACTCGCCGATCGCCGCGCCCGTCCCCTACCTGGACCGGATGGACCTCGCCTACGCCGCCGCCGACCTGGTGGTCTGCCGAGCCGGCTCGTCGACCGTCGCCGAGCTGTGCACGGTGGGCGTCCCCGCCGTCCTGGTCCCCTACCCGCACGCGCCGCACGACCACCAGACCCACAACGCCCGGGTGCTCTCGGACGCCGGCGCCGGCCTGCTGCTCCCCGACGCCGAGTGCACCGGCGAGCGGCTGGCCGAGCTGACCGAGCCGCTGCTCGCCGACCCCCGACGGCTCGCCGCGATGGGGCGGGCCGCCGACCCCGGCACCCACGCCCGCGCGGCGGACCTGCTCGCGGCCAAGGTGCTGCGGACCATCGGCCGCACCGCCCCTTTCGAAAACCACGCACCAGCATGGAGGAACGCATGA
- a CDS encoding response regulator transcription factor — protein sequence MSNQLKILVVDDDPEVRGAVEDGLAVEGYAVRGAPDGLAALSELSRWQPDALVLDILMPVLDGLAVCRRLRALGDRTPVLVLTARDSVSDRVDGLDAGADDYLVKPFALDELAARLRALLRRTAPDPFDATPGALGTIAAGDLTIDPATRTGSRAGRLLEFSRTEFALLELLMLHPGQVLPREVIMERVWGVDFGPDSNSLAVYIGYLRRKLEAGGEPRLVHTVHGVGYRLDPA from the coding sequence ATGAGCAACCAGCTGAAGATCCTGGTCGTGGACGACGACCCGGAGGTGCGCGGCGCCGTCGAGGACGGCCTGGCGGTCGAGGGCTACGCGGTGCGCGGCGCCCCGGACGGCCTCGCGGCCCTCTCCGAGCTGAGCCGCTGGCAACCCGACGCCCTCGTCCTGGACATCTTGATGCCGGTACTGGACGGCCTCGCCGTCTGCCGCCGGCTGCGCGCACTCGGCGATCGCACACCGGTCCTGGTGCTCACCGCCCGCGACTCGGTGAGCGACCGGGTGGACGGCCTGGACGCCGGCGCGGACGACTACCTGGTCAAGCCCTTCGCCCTGGACGAGCTGGCCGCCCGGCTGCGCGCCCTGCTCCGGCGCACCGCCCCCGACCCCTTCGACGCGACGCCCGGCGCACTCGGCACGATCGCCGCCGGCGACCTGACGATCGACCCGGCCACCCGCACCGGAAGTCGGGCCGGCCGACTTCTGGAGTTCTCGCGCACCGAGTTCGCCCTGCTTGAGCTGCTGATGCTGCACCCGGGACAGGTACTGCCGCGCGAGGTGATCATGGAGCGGGTCTGGGGCGTCGACTTCGGCCCGGACTCCAACTCGCTCGCCGTCTACATCGGCTACCTGCGCCGCAAGCTGGAGGCCGGCGGCGAGCCCCGGCTGGTGCACACGGTGCACGGCGTCGGCTACCGGCTGGACCCGGCATGA
- a CDS encoding HAMP domain-containing sensor histidine kinase — protein MRAHARWRRRRPLRTRLALAGSAAVALVALGVCAAAFTIVRYELRHQLDLHLVQQVSLLQQQDRNRVPGVSYGECGYLAAPACTQIVPAAASADPAAPYLLPVTTATRQVAARQHGAYYTNIQVSGHPARMYTAPFGDGQAVQVALRSDSVEQGVRQAGELMAAVAGAGVLLAGALGYVVARTGLAPVARLTATAERIAATRDAGLRIELPPGPPAGRREDEVTRLASSFNTMLGELEQSVAAQRRLVADASHELRTPLTALRTNAELLARAERLTPAQRERASAGLHRQLREVTGLVNDLIELARDEEPQPLLEQVRPAALVEHCVSAARDHWPTVAFDLLVSPDAVDLTLPGVPARLARLLSNLLDNAAKFSPPGGPVEVTLTGSPFEALELTVRDHGPGIAPEDLPYVFDRFYRASAARALPGSGLGLAMARQIAQAHSATLTAEQAPDGGALFRLHFDDHGLGAAR, from the coding sequence ATGAGAGCGCACGCCCGCTGGCGCCGCCGCCGCCCGTTGCGCACCCGCCTCGCGCTGGCCGGCTCGGCCGCGGTCGCCCTGGTGGCCCTCGGCGTCTGCGCGGCGGCCTTCACCATCGTCCGCTACGAGCTGCGCCACCAGCTCGACCTGCACCTGGTCCAGCAGGTCAGCCTGCTGCAGCAGCAGGACCGCAACCGCGTCCCGGGCGTCTCCTACGGCGAGTGCGGCTACCTCGCCGCGCCCGCGTGCACCCAGATCGTGCCGGCCGCCGCGAGCGCCGACCCGGCCGCGCCGTACCTGCTGCCGGTGACCACGGCCACCCGCCAGGTCGCTGCCCGCCAACACGGCGCGTACTACACGAACATCCAGGTCAGCGGGCATCCGGCGCGGATGTACACCGCGCCGTTCGGTGACGGACAGGCGGTCCAGGTCGCGCTGCGCTCGGACTCCGTCGAGCAAGGTGTGCGCCAGGCAGGGGAGTTGATGGCGGCGGTGGCGGGAGCGGGCGTACTGCTGGCCGGCGCGCTCGGCTACGTGGTGGCCAGGACCGGCCTGGCGCCGGTCGCCCGGCTGACCGCGACCGCGGAGCGGATCGCGGCGACCCGCGACGCCGGTCTGCGGATCGAACTGCCGCCGGGGCCGCCCGCAGGGCGCCGCGAGGACGAGGTGACCCGACTGGCGAGCAGCTTCAACACCATGCTCGGCGAGCTGGAGCAGTCGGTCGCGGCCCAGCGCCGCCTGGTCGCCGACGCCTCACACGAGCTGCGCACCCCGCTCACGGCCCTGCGCACCAACGCCGAACTCCTGGCCCGCGCCGAGCGGTTGACGCCGGCCCAGCGGGAGCGGGCGTCCGCCGGGCTGCACCGCCAGCTGCGCGAGGTGACCGGCCTGGTCAACGACCTGATCGAGCTGGCACGCGACGAGGAGCCGCAGCCGCTGCTGGAGCAGGTCCGACCGGCCGCACTGGTCGAGCACTGCGTCTCGGCGGCCCGCGACCACTGGCCCACGGTGGCCTTCGACCTGCTCGTTTCGCCGGACGCGGTCGACCTCACGCTGCCGGGCGTGCCGGCCCGGCTCGCCCGGCTGCTCTCCAACCTGCTGGACAACGCGGCCAAGTTCAGCCCGCCGGGCGGACCGGTCGAGGTGACCCTCACCGGCTCGCCGTTCGAAGCGCTCGAACTGACCGTCCGCGACCACGGTCCGGGCATCGCACCCGAAGACCTCCCGTACGTCTTCGACCGCTTCTACCGCGCGTCAGCCGCCCGCGCCCTGCCCGGCTCCGGCCTCGGACTCGCGATGGCCCGCCAGATCGCCCAGGCCCACAGCGCCACCCTCACCGCCGAGCAGGCCCCGGACGGCGGCGCCCTCTTCCGCCTGCACTTCGACGACCACGGCCTCGGCGCCGCGCGCTGA
- a CDS encoding alpha/beta fold hydrolase yields the protein MFRLGIAATASMLLAGLTPTGAAAGVPLPSVPRLSWQACADGFQCASAAVPLDYRDVRGRSVQLAVIRRPATDPAHRIGSLFFNPGGPGIPGTEALPAVYGMFPEQVRERFDIVSFDPRGIGQSTAPQCFPDDATEQRFFAQLPAGYPVGADQQASWADTYARFGRQCAASDGTGLLAHLSTADVARDMDLLRQAVGDKQLSYLGTSYGSYLGALLQQLWTAPSTRGPLLTGGLAGQRPEQTLGVLCSDTANPNPLAGADYPALAELAQARSGDVGPYWVWQTERCADWPADARQDRYAGPWNRPTSAPILVVANTGDPAWPYEGSRTMADTLARARLLTVDGYGHTVLGNPSTCAAGSEERYLVSGQLPPRGTVCEPDRRPFAA from the coding sequence GTGTTCCGCCTGGGAATCGCCGCCACCGCCTCGATGCTGCTCGCCGGGCTGACCCCGACCGGAGCCGCGGCAGGCGTTCCGCTGCCGTCGGTGCCCCGGTTGAGCTGGCAGGCGTGCGCGGACGGCTTCCAGTGCGCGAGTGCCGCGGTGCCGCTGGACTACCGCGACGTGCGGGGCCGGTCCGTGCAGCTCGCGGTCATCCGCCGCCCCGCGACCGACCCGGCCCATCGGATCGGTTCGCTGTTCTTCAACCCCGGCGGTCCGGGCATCCCCGGCACGGAGGCGCTGCCCGCCGTCTACGGGATGTTCCCCGAGCAGGTGCGCGAGCGATTCGACATCGTCAGCTTCGACCCGCGCGGTATCGGCCAGTCCACCGCACCGCAGTGCTTCCCCGACGACGCGACCGAGCAGCGGTTCTTCGCCCAGCTGCCGGCCGGCTACCCGGTCGGCGCGGACCAGCAGGCGAGCTGGGCCGACACGTACGCGCGCTTCGGCCGGCAGTGCGCCGCCAGTGACGGCACGGGCCTGCTGGCCCACCTGTCCACCGCGGACGTCGCCCGCGACATGGACCTGCTGCGCCAAGCCGTCGGCGACAAACAGCTCAGCTACCTGGGCACCTCCTATGGCTCGTACCTGGGCGCCCTGCTGCAGCAGCTGTGGACCGCGCCCTCCACGCGGGGACCACTGCTGACCGGCGGCCTCGCGGGTCAGCGGCCCGAGCAGACCCTCGGCGTCCTGTGCTCCGACACCGCCAACCCCAACCCGCTTGCCGGCGCCGACTATCCGGCGCTGGCCGAGCTCGCCCAGGCACGGTCGGGCGACGTCGGCCCGTACTGGGTCTGGCAGACCGAGCGCTGCGCCGACTGGCCCGCCGACGCCCGGCAGGACCGCTACGCAGGGCCGTGGAACCGTCCGACCTCCGCGCCCATCCTGGTGGTCGCCAACACCGGGGACCCTGCCTGGCCCTACGAAGGCTCCCGCACCATGGCCGACACCCTCGCCCGCGCTCGCCTGCTGACCGTCGACGGCTACGGTCACACGGTCCTCGGCAACCCGAGCACCTGCGCCGCCGGCAGCGAGGAGCGGTACCTGGTGAGCGGTCAGCTGCCGCCACGCGGAACGGTCTGCGAGCCGGACCGCCGGCCCTTCGCCGCCTGA